In Pseudomonas sp. MTM4, one genomic interval encodes:
- a CDS encoding GspH/FimT family pseudopilin has protein sequence MPNKDQGFTLVELLITISLIAIISSMAMPALADLIAYSRQQALLTQVQDAIQNARSKAVLHRQTVVLCGTSDAASCSSDWSKGWLTLVEATQEVLDVTQLPTADDLRWSGFGDRRIRFHANGTSPLSNGRFYQCHKQAVAWQLILSRQGRLKQGTPADNASRASLCSA, from the coding sequence ATGCCGAACAAGGATCAAGGCTTTACTCTCGTCGAATTGCTGATCACCATCTCGCTGATTGCAATCATCAGCTCCATGGCCATGCCAGCACTGGCCGACCTCATCGCTTACAGCCGACAGCAGGCGCTGCTCACCCAAGTGCAGGATGCCATTCAGAACGCACGCTCCAAAGCGGTACTGCATCGTCAGACGGTCGTACTCTGCGGTACCAGCGATGCAGCCAGTTGCAGCAGCGACTGGAGCAAGGGTTGGCTGACCTTGGTGGAAGCGACCCAGGAAGTACTGGATGTGACTCAACTACCCACCGCCGATGACCTGCGTTGGAGCGGCTTCGGCGATAGACGTATACGCTTCCATGCCAACGGTACCAGTCCTTTGAGTAATGGGCGTTTCTACCAGTGCCACAAGCAGGCTGTTGCCTGGCAACTGATTCTTAGTCGACAGGGCCGCTTGAAGCAGGGAACTCCGGCAGATAACGCAAGCAGAGCCTCACTCTGCAGCGCCTGA
- the pilV gene encoding type IV pilus modification protein PilV — MSNNRGFSLIEVMVTLVLTTIGILGMVAMQGRSIQYTQDSLQRNTAIMLASDLAEIIRANPGEVFTRTPPAEPVYSGFKNTSLFYKDKGSDFTTAPADCVANPTSAIEMRNCWVETVEASLPGAEELLESAFYICRSSTLGTCDGNGSMLEIQLAWTVKAGACPDDQAPNATTCIYRTRVEL; from the coding sequence ATGAGCAACAACAGAGGCTTTAGCTTGATCGAAGTGATGGTCACCCTGGTACTGACCACCATCGGCATTCTCGGCATGGTTGCCATGCAGGGCCGCAGCATTCAGTACACCCAGGATTCGTTACAACGAAACACAGCAATCATGCTGGCCAGCGACTTGGCCGAGATCATTCGCGCCAACCCTGGTGAAGTATTCACGAGGACCCCGCCGGCCGAACCCGTGTATAGCGGCTTCAAGAACACTTCTCTTTTTTACAAAGACAAAGGCAGTGATTTCACGACTGCTCCGGCGGACTGTGTCGCCAACCCTACGAGTGCCATCGAGATGCGCAACTGCTGGGTAGAAACCGTCGAAGCCTCTCTGCCTGGCGCTGAGGAACTCCTCGAATCTGCCTTCTATATCTGCCGCAGCTCCACACTCGGGACCTGTGACGGCAATGGCTCGATGCTGGAAATCCAGCTGGCCTGGACCGTCAAGGCAGGTGCCTGCCCCGATGATCAAGCGCCCAACGCCACCACCTGCATCTACAGAACGCGAGTAGAGCTATGA
- a CDS encoding tetratricopeptide repeat protein, with the protein MHSNTFSVWRFSLTSALMLACAVATAETIRPEGLSSLQELRIADDDDARAQRLQITDRTGATVLDTDKVLPRIENASTPQSYDGYIANLISERQGELAVTDLQSEHHTLLSPAAQAGDYLMLITREEGNGAYNFNLKFRYDGAAKSFDLTQILLNENNTECDQSLLSTHAIDSRALGFASIADFDGARAFGALKDLRLAHQTSGLAAEKLMPKMASSNFDAALKAYKAGNEGELKTLVSYFMAGDEDGACHPESYIVEKYYFPQQVGWSNDLGFLFEQAGYYPEAAELLKHITLKHPDRVVAYLNLADTYWALGKRAQAQEAYNQYYQRMAATQKQSKIPHRVISRK; encoded by the coding sequence GTGCATTCCAATACATTCAGCGTGTGGCGCTTTTCGCTGACCTCGGCCCTGATGCTGGCCTGTGCTGTAGCGACGGCGGAAACGATACGGCCTGAAGGTTTGTCCTCGCTTCAGGAGCTGCGCATCGCAGACGATGACGACGCACGTGCTCAGCGCCTGCAGATCACCGACCGCACGGGCGCTACGGTGCTCGATACGGACAAGGTCCTGCCGCGCATTGAGAACGCCTCTACCCCTCAGAGCTACGATGGCTATATCGCCAACCTGATCTCTGAACGGCAGGGAGAGCTGGCGGTGACCGATCTGCAGAGTGAGCACCATACGCTGCTTTCGCCTGCGGCCCAGGCGGGGGATTACCTGATGCTCATCACCCGAGAAGAGGGAAATGGGGCTTATAACTTCAACCTGAAGTTCAGATATGACGGCGCCGCGAAGTCGTTCGACCTGACGCAGATCCTGTTGAATGAAAACAACACCGAGTGTGACCAGTCCCTGCTGAGCACCCATGCAATCGACAGCAGGGCTCTCGGCTTCGCGTCGATCGCCGATTTCGACGGTGCTCGCGCCTTCGGCGCTCTGAAGGACTTGCGCCTTGCGCACCAGACCTCGGGGCTGGCGGCGGAAAAGCTGATGCCGAAGATGGCGTCCAGCAATTTCGACGCCGCTCTGAAGGCCTACAAGGCGGGTAACGAGGGCGAACTGAAAACCCTCGTCAGCTACTTCATGGCAGGGGATGAGGATGGCGCATGCCATCCCGAGAGCTACATCGTCGAAAAATACTACTTCCCGCAACAGGTCGGCTGGTCCAACGATCTTGGCTTCCTGTTCGAGCAGGCGGGCTATTATCCGGAGGCCGCCGAACTCCTGAAACACATTACCCTGAAACACCCGGACAGAGTCGTTGCCTACCTGAACCTAGCGGACACGTATTGGGCATTGGGCAAGCGAGCACAGGCCCAGGAAGCTTATAACCAGTATTACCAGAGAATGGCCGCCACCCAAAAGCAATCAAAAATTCCGCATCGAGTCATTTCGAGAAAGTAA
- the thiO gene encoding glycine oxidase ThiO: MERETIIVGGGVIGLLSAYCLANAGQTIVLLESGRVGTEASWAGGGIVSPLYPWRYSPAITALAHWSQDFYPQLGESLFEQTGIDPEVYETGLYWLDLDDEEEALDWAGRQGRPLHRVPMEQVCAFVPSLGTGFLRAVFMPNVANVRNPRLLDALRVALAKLPNVQVIEHCPVTGFIRNGERILGVETAQGEMLADRVVVAAGAWSGELLATLGLELPVKPMKGQMILFKCTDDFLPSMVLAKRRYAIPRRDGHILVGSTLEDAGFDKTPTGDALESLRATAIDLLPSLADAEVVKHWAGLRPASPEGIPYIGPVPGHDGLWLNCGHFRNGLVLAPASCQLLTDLMLERAPAIDPDPYAPAGRF; encoded by the coding sequence GTGGAACGAGAAACCATCATCGTTGGTGGCGGCGTTATCGGTTTGTTGTCGGCTTACTGTCTTGCAAATGCGGGGCAGACTATTGTCCTGCTGGAGTCCGGAAGAGTCGGCACCGAAGCCTCCTGGGCCGGTGGCGGAATCGTTTCTCCGCTTTACCCATGGCGTTACAGTCCTGCGATCACGGCTCTGGCTCATTGGTCGCAGGATTTTTATCCGCAGCTTGGCGAGAGTCTGTTCGAGCAAACCGGTATCGATCCGGAAGTGTACGAGACCGGGCTTTACTGGCTGGATCTGGATGACGAAGAGGAGGCGCTGGACTGGGCCGGGCGGCAGGGTCGTCCGTTGCATCGAGTACCGATGGAGCAGGTTTGTGCCTTCGTTCCGTCGTTGGGAACGGGGTTCTTACGCGCGGTGTTCATGCCGAACGTCGCCAACGTGCGTAACCCGCGCCTTTTGGACGCTTTGCGAGTGGCGCTTGCCAAGCTACCGAACGTGCAGGTGATCGAGCATTGCCCGGTTACCGGTTTCATTCGTAATGGCGAGCGGATTCTCGGAGTCGAGACGGCGCAGGGCGAAATGCTGGCTGATCGGGTTGTTGTCGCGGCTGGGGCTTGGAGCGGCGAACTGCTCGCTACGCTGGGGCTGGAATTGCCGGTGAAGCCAATGAAAGGACAGATGATCCTGTTCAAATGCACCGACGATTTCCTGCCGAGCATGGTGCTGGCCAAGCGGCGCTATGCGATTCCTCGTCGTGATGGCCATATCTTGGTTGGGAGCACACTTGAGGACGCCGGCTTTGACAAGACGCCAACCGGGGATGCCCTCGAAAGTCTTAGAGCGACGGCAATCGATCTACTTCCCTCCCTGGCAGATGCGGAGGTGGTCAAGCATTGGGCAGGGCTGCGTCCCGCCTCGCCTGAAGGCATCCCCTACATCGGGCCGGTGCCGGGACATGATGGGCTCTGGCTCAATTGCGGGCACTTCCGTAACGGCCTGGTGCTGGCACCCGCTTCGTGCCAATTGCTAACGGATCTGATGCTTGAGCGCGCGCCCGCTATCGACCCAGATCCGTATGCTCCCGCCGGGCGGTTCTGA
- a CDS encoding pilus assembly protein, which translates to MRVEEMKGRQVNSSTTFIMSIIAGTALMSAAMNLQAAVSQSPLSLTVGVPPNIVFTLDESGSMSWGFVPDAIESQVISGSTITRLYAAPEYNPMYYNPNIKYIAPPSFDTNGDKIELTTSFTNAPINGFRPNDGKLDLSDHYRPTGKEYRMPSGTHQRANNPSNDFSVSISFSRNETKTETSAAGIKFKVTRSGNSYTCTIEQAGPVLNSSDFSCIRNNNIYTAITPAYYYIYDYSLASNCDKTKTSCYNLVFVSDSEKTNFAIWYSFYRTRALATLSATSLAFAQLSPTVRLGWQNLALCTSLNGGDTKNCKDNKFRQYDAQHKGQFYSWLKDVYFNSGTPLPAAMKRAGEFLKEDVAWHKFPNTRVSSDKNTSDNTYACRPSYHILMTDGMWNATTSNPSSFRHDGVDINLPDGKKYTQQRPYQDDTSSTLADLAMHYWTTDLNTKLDNRISPYFADKEGTDTEKYWNAKNDPATWQHMSNFIMGLGLTSSMNASGLPWEGDTFSGGYKALLDGTKSWPKASSGSNNNVYDLWHAAINSRGEFFSVDSPDAMVSAFDEILNRIAERKSTAARPAISSGLVIDDTATSVSYQTTYASDENWSGDLKRFSKKLVKNDDDQYVIENTQDWSAQKQLPTPGGRTIKISNENGADTSKLKDFKAGNAGDPETKGTLAYALNINPEVAGESADGRWQERLSYLRGDSSNEGSNAGNFRQRTAVLGDLYGSSPVVVSGARYLEGFANRLEGHIDANGAVTPGDSSYSAFLAKTNGTTDGAVKRTGRVYVGGNDGMLHGFNTETGVEEFAFIPSAVFDKLNKLTGKNYSHQFYVDGSPVVADVYDHDNKRWRTILVGTLRAGGKALFALDVTNPGSEQLLWEFDASDIEDEDAVKPGYSFATPTIARLHNGRWAVVTGNGYENGASDGKAALYVIDAVTGKLTKSLEVSGTDGVANGLSSAVLADYNADGIADYAYAGDLQGNLWRFDLLPTENSDADGDGSLDAAPLSRDTLGTVTAEAFNVAYGGKPMFAAASSKDAAAQSITAAPTLIRHPSRIGYLVIFGTGKFFEAEDKDGVKTHAQSIYGIWDTKTRAESTSAFTIQRTDDEANGHLVKQTIIEQLTGTYTQGGTNPARTISNNPVQWTTSNADGVVSVNKYGWYLDLAVNKDEFEGEMLIEKMSTLGQTIFFQTLVPNDDPCADGASNWTYALNPFTGGKTLFHAFDLRHVDSNNVVHVVSGIKQDGEGGITISQNPDSGFEACTGLVCQTIYPDPSSIGRQSWRVIGN; encoded by the coding sequence TTGAGAGTTGAAGAAATGAAAGGAAGACAGGTCAACAGCTCGACCACTTTTATCATGAGCATCATTGCAGGAACCGCTCTAATGAGTGCGGCAATGAACTTACAAGCAGCCGTATCGCAAAGCCCGCTCAGCCTGACGGTAGGTGTTCCACCTAATATCGTTTTCACGCTTGATGAGTCGGGCAGCATGTCTTGGGGTTTTGTCCCTGACGCCATAGAGAGCCAAGTCATAAGCGGCAGCACCATAACACGCTTATATGCAGCACCAGAATACAACCCGATGTATTACAACCCCAACATCAAGTACATAGCACCGCCATCATTCGACACGAATGGCGATAAAATCGAGCTAACAACATCCTTCACAAACGCGCCCATAAATGGTTTCAGGCCAAACGACGGTAAACTTGACCTGTCCGATCACTATAGACCTACGGGAAAAGAGTACCGTATGCCGAGCGGCACGCACCAGCGAGCCAACAATCCAAGCAACGATTTCAGTGTATCCATATCATTTTCAAGAAATGAGACAAAAACCGAAACCAGTGCTGCAGGAATAAAGTTCAAAGTAACCCGATCCGGAAACAGCTACACATGTACGATTGAGCAAGCAGGCCCAGTCCTGAACAGTAGCGACTTTTCCTGCATAAGAAACAACAATATCTACACCGCTATAACACCAGCATACTATTATATTTATGATTACTCACTCGCCAGCAATTGCGATAAAACGAAAACAAGCTGCTACAATCTCGTCTTCGTCAGCGACAGTGAGAAGACGAATTTCGCTATCTGGTATTCGTTTTACAGAACAAGGGCACTGGCGACCTTGTCCGCCACCAGCTTGGCCTTTGCCCAACTTTCTCCGACTGTCCGTTTAGGCTGGCAAAATCTGGCATTGTGCACCAGCCTCAACGGGGGTGACACCAAGAACTGTAAAGACAATAAGTTCCGCCAATATGATGCTCAACATAAGGGACAATTCTATAGCTGGCTGAAAGATGTATATTTCAACAGCGGCACACCTCTACCAGCCGCAATGAAAAGGGCCGGCGAGTTTCTCAAGGAAGACGTTGCCTGGCATAAATTCCCGAACACTCGCGTCTCATCCGATAAAAACACATCAGACAATACATATGCCTGCCGACCAAGCTATCACATACTTATGACAGATGGGATGTGGAACGCCACTACTAGCAATCCCAGCTCTTTTAGGCATGACGGCGTAGACATCAACTTACCTGACGGCAAGAAATACACCCAGCAACGCCCATATCAAGACGACACATCCAGTACACTTGCGGACTTGGCAATGCATTACTGGACCACCGACCTTAACACTAAACTAGACAACAGAATCAGTCCTTATTTTGCTGACAAGGAAGGAACGGATACTGAAAAATACTGGAACGCGAAAAATGACCCTGCCACTTGGCAGCATATGAGCAACTTCATAATGGGATTGGGGCTTACCAGTTCAATGAACGCTAGCGGCCTGCCATGGGAAGGAGATACGTTCTCGGGAGGCTACAAGGCTCTATTGGACGGTACGAAGAGCTGGCCCAAAGCATCATCAGGCTCGAATAATAACGTTTACGATCTATGGCACGCGGCAATCAACTCTCGCGGCGAGTTCTTTAGCGTTGACAGTCCTGACGCCATGGTTTCGGCCTTTGATGAGATTTTGAACCGGATTGCAGAACGGAAATCGACCGCAGCTAGACCTGCAATCAGCTCAGGGCTAGTGATCGACGACACTGCTACCAGCGTTTCCTACCAGACCACCTATGCCAGTGACGAAAACTGGTCGGGTGATTTGAAGCGATTTTCCAAAAAGCTGGTAAAGAATGATGACGACCAATACGTAATTGAAAATACACAAGACTGGAGCGCGCAGAAACAGCTTCCGACTCCCGGCGGCCGCACGATAAAGATATCTAACGAAAATGGCGCAGATACCAGCAAACTCAAAGACTTCAAGGCCGGTAATGCAGGCGATCCTGAAACCAAGGGCACCCTCGCCTACGCCCTGAACATAAATCCCGAAGTCGCCGGTGAGTCAGCGGACGGTAGATGGCAAGAACGGCTTAGTTATCTCCGCGGGGATAGCAGCAACGAAGGTTCTAACGCAGGTAATTTCCGCCAACGCACTGCGGTACTGGGCGACCTATACGGCTCCAGTCCTGTCGTGGTATCAGGCGCCCGCTATCTGGAAGGCTTCGCCAATCGACTGGAAGGGCACATCGACGCTAATGGAGCTGTGACTCCTGGCGATAGCTCGTACTCTGCGTTCTTGGCAAAAACTAACGGAACAACAGACGGAGCGGTCAAACGCACGGGACGGGTCTATGTCGGTGGCAACGACGGTATGCTCCACGGTTTCAACACTGAAACCGGCGTCGAGGAATTTGCCTTCATTCCTTCCGCCGTTTTTGACAAGCTCAACAAGCTGACCGGTAAAAATTACAGCCATCAGTTTTATGTCGACGGCTCGCCTGTGGTAGCAGATGTCTACGATCACGATAACAAAAGGTGGCGCACCATTCTGGTCGGCACTTTGCGTGCCGGCGGCAAGGCGCTATTCGCTCTGGATGTCACCAACCCTGGCAGCGAACAATTACTCTGGGAATTCGATGCGAGCGATATCGAAGATGAAGATGCCGTCAAGCCAGGCTACAGCTTCGCTACCCCGACCATTGCCCGCCTGCATAATGGTCGCTGGGCCGTAGTTACCGGGAACGGCTATGAGAACGGTGCCAGCGATGGCAAGGCAGCGCTTTACGTCATCGACGCCGTGACCGGCAAGCTGACCAAGAGCCTGGAAGTCTCGGGAACCGATGGCGTGGCCAACGGACTTTCTAGCGCGGTGCTGGCCGACTACAACGCCGACGGTATAGCCGATTACGCTTATGCAGGTGACCTGCAGGGCAATCTCTGGCGTTTCGATCTCCTACCTACAGAGAACTCTGATGCCGATGGCGATGGAAGTCTGGACGCTGCTCCTCTTTCTCGCGATACGCTGGGAACTGTAACAGCGGAGGCGTTCAACGTCGCTTACGGCGGAAAGCCGATGTTCGCCGCAGCGTCCAGCAAGGATGCCGCGGCCCAATCGATTACCGCCGCGCCTACTCTTATCCGTCATCCCAGCCGCATTGGTTATCTGGTGATTTTCGGCACCGGCAAGTTCTTCGAGGCAGAGGACAAAGATGGCGTCAAAACCCATGCCCAAAGCATCTACGGAATATGGGACACCAAAACCCGCGCGGAGAGCACCAGCGCATTCACCATCCAGCGGACTGACGATGAGGCCAATGGTCACTTGGTAAAACAGACGATCATCGAACAATTAACTGGAACCTATACCCAAGGCGGGACCAACCCGGCTCGCACGATCTCGAATAATCCTGTGCAATGGACTACGTCCAATGCCGATGGCGTTGTCAGCGTTAATAAGTATGGCTGGTATCTGGATCTGGCAGTAAACAAGGACGAGTTCGAAGGCGAGATGCTGATCGAGAAAATGTCCACCCTCGGCCAGACTATTTTCTTCCAGACTTTGGTCCCCAACGATGACCCATGCGCCGATGGCGCCAGTAACTGGACCTACGCACTTAATCCCTTTACCGGCGGCAAGACTCTATTCCATGCTTTCGACCTCAGGCACGTCGACAGCAATAATGTTGTACATGTCGTAAGCGGTATCAAACAGGACGGTGAAGGCGGCATTACCATTTCACAGAACCCCGACAGCGGTTTCGAAGCCTGCACCGGCCTGGTATGCCAGACGATTTACCCGGACCCATCCAGTATTGGCCGCCAATCTTGGCGAGTAATAGGTAATTGA
- a CDS encoding GspH/FimT family pseudopilin gives MSRRSDMHGFTLIELMITLALLTIVLGIAVPNFTAFIQKTQLQGQTDDLIAILQYARGEAVTRRTTAEVLVDDDGPWVVRVAGQSARELSHTTSQAKMDADVATITYRVNGTATPALITVCRDDSPETAYVVEVRASGAPVRHERGKGADGNALTSCTL, from the coding sequence ATGTCACGCCGCAGCGACATGCATGGATTCACCCTGATCGAACTGATGATCACTCTTGCCCTGCTGACCATAGTGTTAGGCATCGCAGTGCCCAACTTCACTGCGTTCATTCAGAAAACCCAGCTGCAGGGCCAGACCGACGATCTGATCGCCATCCTGCAGTACGCGCGTGGAGAAGCCGTCACACGCCGGACCACTGCCGAAGTACTCGTCGATGACGATGGCCCTTGGGTGGTACGCGTTGCTGGCCAATCCGCCAGAGAGCTAAGTCACACCACCAGCCAGGCCAAAATGGATGCAGATGTCGCAACCATTACTTATCGCGTCAACGGTACTGCCACCCCTGCCCTGATTACCGTCTGCCGGGACGATTCGCCCGAAACGGCCTATGTCGTGGAAGTACGAGCGAGCGGCGCGCCTGTTCGCCATGAGCGCGGCAAAGGCGCCGATGGTAACGCCCTGACCAGTTGCACGTTATGA
- a CDS encoding prepilin-type N-terminal cleavage/methylation domain-containing protein, whose translation MKISLVPQQRGISLIELLVALAISSFLLLGISQIYLDNQRNHLFQQSQSTNLEGSRFVALMLNDYLGKAGYRRDPAQLLEDAFPEVSANSDCEAFAKGAVIAPTRNSLGICLRYQPLVSGEPDCQGDDSKAFDDSKPFRAPPESALITLALSYTPATELHQGLLECKNLNAKSPGSMELLAGIADMRLEFGLGSKDMFEKKLTEDSGRFIDASTWTINSGPIRAVRYSILLASREEQRDGESAIFDAWLDKADTTSKARLTAEDKNRIYQVASSTQTIRNLMP comes from the coding sequence ATGAAAATTTCCCTCGTGCCCCAACAGAGGGGCATCTCCCTGATCGAACTGCTCGTAGCGCTGGCTATCAGCAGCTTCCTGCTACTCGGCATCTCCCAAATTTACTTGGATAACCAGCGTAACCACCTATTCCAGCAAAGCCAGTCCACGAACTTGGAAGGTAGTCGCTTCGTTGCGCTGATGCTCAACGACTATCTCGGCAAGGCAGGCTATCGTCGAGATCCAGCGCAACTGCTCGAAGATGCATTTCCCGAAGTATCGGCAAATAGTGACTGCGAAGCGTTTGCCAAAGGCGCAGTCATTGCTCCCACCAGAAACTCACTCGGTATCTGCCTGCGCTATCAGCCGCTCGTCAGCGGCGAACCTGACTGCCAAGGTGACGACAGCAAGGCGTTCGACGACAGCAAGCCCTTCAGGGCTCCGCCTGAAAGCGCTCTTATCACCTTGGCACTCAGCTACACGCCAGCCACCGAACTGCATCAGGGCTTGCTTGAATGCAAGAACCTTAACGCAAAGTCCCCTGGATCAATGGAACTCCTGGCAGGCATCGCGGATATGCGACTTGAGTTCGGCCTCGGCAGCAAGGACATGTTCGAGAAGAAACTGACGGAAGACAGTGGTCGGTTCATTGATGCCAGCACATGGACGATCAATAGCGGCCCGATCCGAGCAGTGCGTTACTCGATACTACTAGCCAGCCGTGAAGAACAACGCGACGGTGAATCCGCCATATTCGATGCATGGCTGGATAAAGCAGACACCACAAGCAAAGCCCGTCTGACCGCAGAAGACAAGAATCGCATCTACCAGGTTGCCAGCAGCACCCAGACGATCAGGAATCTAATGCCATGA
- a CDS encoding PilX N-terminal domain-containing pilus assembly protein: MKALNHARQRGATLLVALVMLLILTVLAVSSMRGVVLESRITGNRAETQRLQTAAEAALREGEFRFYGPAYLRDKLEPRESNCQKANKLQANGANRPCLLAITAAEDRLDFVLNPLLFLKNSSADNKTGADSDAAANTAFITWMPYRGTVPGENESDESNVTSSDRNAYWNTHLIAMNEDESSLNPEYGAVMEGRGTYFYVVNGQAADEWAVQSTTANIYLGLNN, translated from the coding sequence ATGAAAGCTTTGAATCACGCCCGGCAACGGGGCGCAACCCTGCTGGTTGCGCTGGTCATGCTGCTAATTCTGACCGTTCTAGCCGTATCCAGCATGCGCGGCGTCGTGCTGGAGTCGCGAATAACGGGGAACAGGGCAGAGACCCAGCGCCTGCAAACCGCCGCGGAGGCCGCGCTACGCGAAGGAGAGTTCCGGTTCTATGGTCCAGCGTATCTGCGCGACAAGCTCGAGCCCCGAGAATCCAATTGTCAAAAGGCAAACAAACTGCAGGCCAATGGCGCCAACCGCCCGTGTCTGCTGGCAATAACCGCAGCAGAAGACCGCCTGGACTTCGTACTCAACCCATTACTCTTCCTGAAAAACAGCTCTGCGGATAACAAGACAGGGGCAGATAGCGATGCTGCTGCAAACACCGCTTTCATAACTTGGATGCCATATCGGGGAACAGTGCCAGGGGAGAATGAAAGCGATGAAAGCAATGTGACCAGTAGCGACCGCAACGCTTACTGGAATACTCATCTGATCGCCATGAACGAAGATGAATCCTCATTGAACCCTGAATACGGCGCAGTCATGGAAGGTCGGGGAACCTACTTCTACGTAGTAAATGGACAAGCGGCAGACGAATGGGCAGTGCAATCCACTACCGCGAACATCTATCTCGGCCTGAATAATTGA
- a CDS encoding type IV pilin protein: MEQHSKGFTLIELMIVVGILGILAAIAYPNYMEYVQRSNRSEGQALLQDAAASQERFFTQNNSYVTAAADIAKLGLRGTNGTTVKSDTGKYTLTVGTGDGGYLLTATQAFGDAACGNFTLNALGVKGNTGGKTVDQCWR, translated from the coding sequence ATGGAACAGCACAGCAAAGGCTTTACCCTGATCGAGCTGATGATCGTGGTAGGCATCCTGGGGATTCTCGCGGCGATCGCTTACCCCAACTATATGGAGTACGTACAACGCAGCAACCGGAGCGAGGGACAGGCGTTGCTACAGGATGCAGCTGCGAGCCAAGAGCGATTCTTTACGCAAAATAATAGCTATGTAACCGCTGCGGCTGACATCGCCAAACTTGGGCTGCGCGGCACCAATGGCACCACCGTCAAGTCGGATACAGGGAAATATACCTTGACCGTCGGCACAGGCGACGGGGGCTATTTACTGACTGCAACCCAAGCCTTTGGCGACGCTGCATGCGGCAATTTCACACTTAACGCGCTGGGCGTCAAAGGGAACACTGGGGGGAAAACCGTCGATCAATGCTGGAGGTAA
- the ispH gene encoding 4-hydroxy-3-methylbut-2-enyl diphosphate reductase, with protein sequence MQIKLANPRGFCAGVDRAIEIVNRALEVFGPPIYVRHEVVHNKFVVEDLRERGAIFVDELDQVPDGFIVIFSAHGVSQAVKMEADKRGLKVFDATCPLVTKVHLEVTKYSREGRECILIGHEGHPEVEGTMGQYDTANGGSIYLVEDEEDVAQLQVRNPEALAFVTQTTLSMDDTSRVIDALRTRFPSIGGPRKDDICYATQNRQDAVKQLAGECDVVLVVGSPNSSNSNRLRELAERMNTPSYLIDGAEDLKREWFAADARIGITAGASAPEVLVRGVIDQLREWGATGVNELDGRPESVTFSMPKELRVRQV encoded by the coding sequence ATGCAAATCAAACTCGCCAACCCGCGCGGTTTCTGTGCCGGTGTCGACCGTGCCATCGAGATCGTCAACCGTGCCCTGGAAGTATTCGGGCCGCCGATCTATGTGCGCCATGAAGTGGTGCACAACAAGTTCGTGGTGGAAGACCTACGCGAGCGAGGCGCAATTTTCGTCGACGAACTTGATCAGGTGCCCGATGGCTTCATCGTCATCTTCAGTGCCCACGGTGTTTCCCAGGCAGTGAAAATGGAAGCCGACAAGCGTGGCCTGAAGGTTTTCGACGCAACCTGCCCGTTAGTGACCAAGGTTCATCTGGAAGTGACCAAATACAGTCGCGAAGGGCGAGAGTGCATCCTCATCGGCCACGAGGGCCATCCGGAAGTTGAAGGCACGATGGGCCAGTACGACACCGCGAACGGCGGCTCTATCTATCTGGTCGAGGATGAAGAAGACGTCGCCCAGTTGCAGGTGCGCAACCCAGAAGCGCTGGCTTTCGTGACCCAGACCACGCTGTCCATGGACGACACCAGCCGCGTGATCGATGCCCTGCGCACCCGCTTCCCCAGCATTGGCGGCCCGCGCAAGGACGACATCTGCTACGCCACCCAGAACCGCCAGGACGCCGTCAAGCAACTGGCAGGGGAGTGCGACGTGGTCCTGGTGGTCGGCAGCCCCAACAGCTCCAATTCCAACCGCCTACGCGAGCTGGCCGAGCGCATGAATACGCCCTCCTACCTGATCGACGGCGCCGAGGACCTCAAGCGCGAATGGTTCGCTGCAGACGCCCGCATTGGCATCACCGCAGGCGCCTCAGCGCCTGAAGTGCTGGTGCGTGGTGTGATCGATCAATTACGTGAGTGGGGCGCCACCGGGGTGAATGAGCTGGATGGGCGACCGGAGAGCGTAACGTTTTCGATGCCGAAGGAGCTGCGGGTGAGGCAGGTGTAG